A window of the Streptomyces finlayi genome harbors these coding sequences:
- a CDS encoding 4'-phosphopantetheinyl transferase family protein codes for MLEHILPPTVQTAHSLSDRADAEAVLFPEEWPTVATAVASRQAEYATVRACARDALTKLGQPPVALVPGEDREPRWPAGIVGSMTHCTGFRGAAVAHDRDIAALGIDAEPNAPLPDGDSLLNVLARREEADLLAILPACGTAWDRLLFSAKECVYKAWFPLTRRWLGFEEAIVRISPAGTFEAQLLVEGPTLDGEVLESFSGTWLHMDGLLLTAIAVPLRRTSERGAGYESRAEPGS; via the coding sequence GTGCTCGAGCACATACTTCCCCCCACGGTCCAGACCGCTCACTCTCTGAGTGATCGCGCCGACGCCGAGGCCGTGTTGTTCCCCGAGGAGTGGCCCACCGTCGCCACGGCCGTCGCCTCCCGTCAGGCGGAGTACGCGACAGTACGTGCCTGCGCGCGTGACGCGCTCACGAAACTCGGGCAGCCTCCCGTGGCCCTGGTTCCCGGTGAAGACAGGGAACCTCGCTGGCCGGCCGGAATCGTGGGGAGCATGACCCACTGCACGGGTTTCCGGGGTGCGGCGGTCGCGCACGATCGCGATATCGCCGCACTGGGCATCGACGCGGAACCGAATGCTCCATTGCCCGACGGCGACAGCCTGCTGAATGTACTGGCGCGCCGCGAAGAAGCCGACCTCCTGGCGATCCTGCCTGCCTGCGGAACCGCATGGGACCGGTTGCTGTTCAGCGCGAAGGAATGCGTCTACAAAGCCTGGTTCCCACTGACCAGGCGCTGGCTCGGATTCGAAGAAGCAATCGTGAGGATCAGCCCCGCAGGAACCTTCGAAGCACAACTACTCGTCGAGGGGCCCACGCTGGACGGAGAAGTCCTGGAAAGCTTCAGCGGCACCTGGCTGCACATGGACGGCCTGCTCCTGACCGCTATCGCCGTGCCGCTTCGGCGTACAAGTGAACGTGGCGCTGGCTACGAGTCACGGGCTGAACCCGGGAGTTGA
- the leuA gene encoding 2-isopropylmalate synthase, translating to MSSTLVERPTSVAATSLTGTSLTGSVQQPSGMPVHRYKPFDSPDLPDRRWPARKLRKAPLWCSVDLRDGNQALPEPMDLARKHRLFRQLVAMGFKEIEVGFPSASQVDFDFVRELIEQDLIPHDVTIQVIMQARTELIERTFEALRGAPRAVVHLYNSVSPLQRRVVFGADREDILHMTVQAVRLITKLAAQHVDGEILFEYSPESFTATEPDYALEICEAVMDVWQPAPGRPIIINLPATVECTLPNEFADQVEWMDRNLSRREHISLSVHPHNDRGTGVAAAELAVLAGADRVEGCLFGNGERTGNVDLLTLGMNLFSQGVDPMIDFSDIATIRQVAEECTQLPTHPRHPYAGDLVYTAFSGSHQDAIKKGFDSMERAVQSTGTLVGETPWGVPYLPIDPKDVGRSYEAIIRVNSQSGKGGVAYLLKTGHGFDLPRRLQVEFSRLVQRHSEECATEVGSAQMWELFTREFLAEGLRLRVTGTADGVVEAELDGSTRYLRADDGEAFAEALRGVGTDVVVQSLTVQPPGAENSSVVAYAECTVGGENVWGVGLHSDEAGAAVRAIASAVNRAAR from the coding sequence ATGTCAAGCACACTCGTGGAACGGCCCACCTCCGTGGCCGCCACCTCCCTGACCGGTACCTCCCTGACCGGTAGCGTCCAGCAGCCGAGCGGTATGCCGGTGCACCGCTACAAGCCCTTCGACAGCCCGGATCTGCCGGACCGCCGGTGGCCGGCGCGCAAGCTCCGCAAGGCTCCTCTGTGGTGCTCGGTGGACCTCCGCGACGGCAACCAGGCGCTGCCCGAGCCCATGGATCTGGCGCGCAAGCACCGGCTGTTCCGACAACTCGTCGCCATGGGGTTCAAGGAGATCGAGGTCGGTTTCCCGTCGGCGAGCCAGGTCGACTTCGACTTCGTGCGCGAGCTGATTGAGCAGGACCTGATCCCGCACGACGTGACGATCCAAGTCATCATGCAGGCACGTACCGAACTGATCGAGCGCACCTTCGAGGCGCTGCGAGGCGCCCCGCGCGCCGTGGTCCACCTGTACAACTCCGTCTCGCCACTCCAGCGCCGGGTCGTGTTCGGCGCGGACCGTGAGGACATCCTCCACATGACGGTGCAGGCGGTCCGGCTGATCACCAAGCTCGCGGCGCAACATGTCGACGGAGAGATCCTGTTCGAGTACTCGCCGGAGTCCTTCACCGCGACCGAGCCTGACTACGCGCTGGAAATCTGCGAGGCCGTCATGGACGTCTGGCAGCCCGCTCCGGGGCGTCCGATCATCATCAACCTGCCTGCGACCGTCGAGTGCACCCTGCCCAACGAGTTCGCCGATCAGGTCGAGTGGATGGACCGCAACCTGAGCCGTCGCGAGCACATCAGCCTGTCCGTGCACCCGCACAACGACCGGGGCACGGGGGTGGCTGCGGCTGAACTGGCGGTCCTGGCCGGGGCCGACCGGGTGGAGGGCTGCCTGTTCGGCAACGGCGAGCGCACCGGCAACGTGGACCTGCTGACGCTCGGCATGAACCTCTTTTCCCAGGGTGTCGACCCGATGATCGACTTCTCGGACATCGCCACGATCCGGCAGGTCGCCGAGGAGTGCACTCAGTTGCCGACCCATCCGCGTCACCCGTACGCGGGCGACCTGGTGTACACAGCGTTCTCCGGTTCCCATCAGGATGCGATCAAGAAGGGGTTCGACTCGATGGAGCGAGCGGTGCAGAGCACCGGGACTCTCGTCGGTGAGACCCCCTGGGGCGTTCCCTACCTGCCGATCGACCCGAAGGACGTCGGCCGTTCGTACGAGGCGATCATTCGCGTCAACAGCCAGTCGGGCAAGGGCGGGGTCGCCTACCTGCTCAAGACAGGGCACGGCTTCGACCTTCCACGCCGCCTCCAGGTCGAGTTCTCCCGACTGGTCCAGCGGCACAGCGAGGAATGCGCCACCGAGGTCGGGTCCGCGCAGATGTGGGAGCTCTTCACCCGGGAGTTCCTGGCCGAGGGCCTGCGGCTGCGGGTGACCGGCACGGCGGACGGCGTGGTCGAGGCGGAACTCGACGGATCCACCCGCTACCTCCGAGCCGACGACGGTGAGGCGTTCGCCGAGGCGCTGCGGGGCGTCGGGACGGACGTGGTCGTGCAGTCCCTCACCGTCCAGCCGCCCGGCGCCGAGAACTCCTCGGTGGTCGCCTACGCAGAGTGCACGGTCGGTGGGGAGAACGTCTGGGGTGTCGGCCTCCACTCCGACGAGGCCGGCGCGGCCGTGCGCGCCATAGCCTCCGCGGTCAACCGGGCCGCCCGGTAA
- a CDS encoding thioesterase II family protein encodes MFRDLRKRPGTSSNGPAEELTCYFLHHAGGSAAGYMPLAQAFPPGWRLRAIDLPGRGAASHQPHCRDAAEAVELLKPAILAEASGPYAVFGHSMGALIGYELVRELERAGLPPVWLGVSAMPAPKLACARFSERRDLWPPEHLISFMRRLGGTPEEMLTDPETADWMVGVLRGDLHLVDTYEYAEGPPVTVPMSVFMGVEDELSTPELIDDWQSYCTRPVRFHHLSGGHFYLFEQAESLARYMAEDMAEVNETAPL; translated from the coding sequence ATGTTCAGAGATCTCCGGAAGCGTCCCGGGACGTCCTCCAACGGACCGGCCGAGGAGCTGACCTGCTATTTCCTTCACCATGCGGGCGGCTCCGCCGCCGGCTACATGCCGCTGGCCCAGGCTTTCCCGCCTGGCTGGCGACTGCGCGCCATCGACCTCCCGGGCCGCGGCGCGGCCTCCCATCAGCCGCACTGCCGTGACGCGGCGGAGGCCGTGGAGCTTCTCAAACCCGCCATCCTGGCCGAAGCGAGCGGCCCGTACGCCGTGTTCGGGCACAGCATGGGCGCCCTGATCGGATACGAGCTCGTCCGGGAGCTGGAGCGGGCCGGCCTCCCGCCGGTCTGGCTCGGGGTGTCCGCGATGCCCGCGCCCAAGCTGGCGTGCGCCCGCTTCTCGGAGCGCCGCGACCTGTGGCCCCCGGAGCACTTGATCAGCTTCATGCGGAGGCTGGGCGGCACTCCGGAAGAGATGCTGACCGACCCCGAGACAGCGGACTGGATGGTCGGCGTCCTGCGGGGCGACCTGCACCTGGTGGACACCTACGAGTACGCGGAGGGACCGCCCGTCACGGTGCCGATGTCGGTCTTCATGGGCGTCGAGGACGAGCTGTCCACGCCCGAGCTGATCGACGACTGGCAGTCGTACTGCACCCGGCCCGTGCGGTTCCACCACCTGTCCGGGGGCCACTTCTACCTGTTCGAGCAGGCAGAGAGCCTGGCTCGGTACATGGCCGAGGACATGGCGGAGGTCAACGAGACGGCACCACTGTGA
- a CDS encoding phosphopantetheine-binding protein, with protein sequence MDPDREGKTAMETSPKAVRQQGEQGGISEQPNTFPDPSAPLVREIADLWASLLDDREVGAEDNFFEIGGNSLIGIRILEQLSQTYRVQLSVRDFYLAQTPARVAELIESGRVRA encoded by the coding sequence ATGGATCCCGACCGAGAAGGAAAGACAGCAATGGAAACGTCACCGAAGGCCGTCCGGCAGCAGGGCGAACAGGGTGGGATATCGGAACAGCCGAACACATTCCCTGACCCGTCCGCTCCACTGGTGCGGGAAATCGCGGACCTGTGGGCATCACTTCTCGACGACCGCGAGGTCGGGGCGGAGGACAACTTCTTCGAGATCGGCGGAAATTCGCTGATCGGCATTCGAATCCTTGAACAGCTGTCGCAGACATACCGAGTCCAGCTGTCCGTACGTGACTTCTACCTGGCGCAGACCCCGGCTCGGGTTGCCGAGCTGATCGAATCGGGCAGGGTCCGGGCGTGA
- a CDS encoding cytochrome P450, which produces MRLTPGAGRDIDLDDVDLLDLDLYTSGDPHRVWDMMRARVPLHHQTLADGREFWSVTRYDDVCRVLGDREFTSERGTVITHLGEDDVAAGVLLTSTDPPRHTEVRRPIAPKLTARAVKSWEDSIRRAIVRFLEPALDGSTFDLGEQVQRLPAIVTGPLLGIPEKDWDELVQLTSMVMAPSDPHFKLGSEAATLAIAHHELVDYVTQWVKRRRSDGGEDGSLLDHLMSVRAGDAPLTDEEIALDGYSILLGANITTPYTISGTVQALIEHPEQYARAAADLSLVPNLVEEGLRWTSSACNFMRYAVHDVEIGGGTIPAGGAVVAWIGSANRDESRFPDPHGFDITRGNAKRQVAFGFGPHFCIGAPLARMTLRIFFEELLQRCGSIELDGEPQHLRSIFIAGMTHLPITVRKRRNGGRHSEGQRGAGSATDGAGAAAGPAETPELDCPAVAAVLPQQLPVTVDTGF; this is translated from the coding sequence GTGAGGCTGACACCGGGCGCCGGCCGCGACATCGACCTCGATGATGTCGATCTGCTCGACCTGGACCTCTACACATCGGGCGATCCGCACCGTGTCTGGGACATGATGCGGGCGAGAGTGCCCCTGCACCACCAGACGCTCGCGGACGGCCGGGAGTTCTGGTCGGTTACCCGCTACGACGACGTCTGCCGCGTACTCGGCGACCGGGAGTTCACCTCGGAACGTGGCACGGTGATCACTCATCTCGGGGAGGACGACGTCGCGGCCGGCGTGCTGCTGACGTCCACCGACCCGCCCCGGCACACCGAGGTCCGCAGGCCGATCGCTCCCAAGCTCACCGCACGGGCGGTGAAGTCCTGGGAGGACAGCATCCGGCGGGCCATCGTACGGTTCCTCGAACCGGCCCTCGACGGCTCCACCTTCGACCTGGGCGAGCAGGTGCAACGCCTGCCCGCGATCGTCACGGGTCCGCTCCTGGGAATCCCGGAGAAGGACTGGGACGAACTCGTACAGCTGACCTCGATGGTGATGGCCCCCTCGGACCCGCACTTCAAGCTCGGCAGCGAAGCGGCGACACTCGCCATCGCCCACCACGAGCTCGTCGATTACGTGACCCAGTGGGTCAAACGGCGGCGGTCGGACGGTGGCGAGGACGGGAGCCTGCTCGACCACCTGATGAGCGTCCGGGCTGGGGACGCGCCGCTGACCGACGAGGAGATCGCCCTCGACGGCTACAGCATCCTTCTGGGCGCCAACATCACGACTCCGTACACCATCTCGGGCACGGTGCAGGCGCTCATCGAACACCCCGAGCAGTACGCGCGGGCCGCCGCCGACCTGTCCCTGGTGCCCAACCTCGTCGAGGAAGGGCTGCGCTGGACGTCGTCCGCGTGCAACTTCATGCGGTACGCGGTGCACGACGTCGAGATCGGCGGGGGCACGATTCCCGCCGGTGGAGCGGTCGTCGCATGGATCGGGTCGGCCAACCGGGACGAGTCCCGGTTCCCCGACCCGCACGGATTCGACATCACGCGCGGCAATGCGAAGCGCCAGGTCGCCTTCGGCTTCGGACCGCACTTCTGCATCGGGGCGCCGCTGGCCCGGATGACCCTGCGCATCTTCTTCGAGGAACTTCTTCAGCGGTGCGGGTCGATCGAACTCGATGGAGAGCCGCAGCATCTGCGGTCGATCTTCATCGCGGGGATGACCCATCTGCCCATCACCGTCCGGAAGAGGCGAAACGGCGGTCGCCACTCCGAGGGGCAGCGGGGCGCCGGTTCGGCGACAGACGGAGCCGGCGCCGCCGCAGGGCCTGCCGAAACACCGGAACTCGACTGCCCGGCAGTTGCCGCTGTTCTGCCTCAGCAGCTGCCGGTGACGGTCGACACCGGGTTCTAG
- a CDS encoding MbtH family NRPS accessory protein → MSNTSWEASENSAWLAVRNKEGRHSIWPVGLSIPPGWSEAGYRGNKSGCLEWISENWVDSRPAGVGRVRT, encoded by the coding sequence ATGAGCAATACCTCATGGGAAGCATCGGAGAATTCCGCATGGCTGGCCGTGCGCAACAAGGAAGGCCGGCACAGCATATGGCCTGTCGGCCTTTCCATACCCCCCGGATGGTCTGAGGCCGGGTACCGAGGCAACAAGTCCGGTTGTCTGGAGTGGATTTCGGAGAACTGGGTGGACTCGCGCCCGGCCGGTGTGGGGCGGGTGCGGACGTGA
- a CDS encoding thioesterase II family protein, which yields MFCFPVAGVGASAYRGWPTRIGDIEICPVQLPGRENRFRTPAHTSMDMFAKDAADALHPYLDKPFGFFGHCFGARLSYGLSVELAARGGPMPQQIFVSSCLAPHRGGYFGGGRSGPFTPETTDEEYMEELRYGCEQRGEPTPPDELLALSIQVLRADIALTCGYQPSGAGSTPLNVTTISWTGDTHMRPEEMDEWSDYGNVRQILLTGNDFTHRSAPADLLQAIADGLPERIGVLTP from the coding sequence GTGTTCTGCTTCCCGGTAGCCGGAGTAGGTGCTTCTGCCTATCGTGGCTGGCCCACGCGGATAGGTGACATCGAGATCTGTCCCGTCCAGCTCCCGGGCCGTGAGAACCGGTTCAGGACCCCCGCCCACACGTCCATGGATATGTTCGCCAAGGACGCGGCCGACGCACTCCACCCCTACCTGGACAAGCCCTTCGGCTTCTTCGGCCACTGCTTCGGGGCGCGCCTGAGCTACGGCCTCTCGGTCGAGCTCGCCGCACGCGGCGGTCCGATGCCCCAGCAGATCTTCGTCTCCTCCTGCCTGGCTCCTCACCGCGGCGGCTACTTCGGCGGCGGTCGCTCCGGCCCCTTCACGCCGGAGACCACGGACGAGGAGTACATGGAGGAGCTGCGCTACGGCTGCGAGCAGCGCGGCGAGCCCACACCCCCGGACGAGCTGCTCGCCCTGTCCATCCAGGTGCTGCGCGCCGACATCGCGCTGACCTGCGGCTACCAGCCCTCGGGCGCGGGCAGCACCCCCTTGAACGTAACCACCATCTCCTGGACCGGCGACACGCACATGCGTCCCGAGGAGATGGACGAGTGGTCGGACTACGGAAATGTGCGCCAAATCCTGCTGACCGGAAACGACTTCACCCACCGATCGGCACCGGCGGACCTGCTTCAGGCCATCGCAGACGGTCTCCCCGAACGAATAGGAGTGCTCACACCGTGA
- a CDS encoding non-ribosomal peptide synthetase produces MNTDDRTVLGAPLTLTELFTRSAAAHGDSPAVSDDSGRRLTYAELDRASAELAQRLIDEGVRREDRVGIHRERDVDLVISILGVLRAGAAYVAVDLRYPKARRELMLRAADGRLTLVGPGEREQLGDQVRTMVWQYDAARALADAPKAGLPEPVLHDAACVLFTSGSTGTPKGVVVEHHNLVHFAVNPLLPQLSPADRVAQIANISFDTFHWELWSSLWAGAEIVMMPSVPDLVKGDPGRELRRRRITALLSPTMAFNHIAAEDADVFSSLRVLQTGGDVVRPAACRDVLASKFSGRLVNLYGPTEGTTAATAFTITDVAPDATSVPIGAGLAGVRLHVLDAGLRPVPKGTPGELHIGGDGVTRGYLRDPARTAERFLPDPFGTPGSVMYATGDLVSERPDGVLDYLGRNDDQVKIRGYRVEPREVERSLLACSGVLDVAVLPQGEGQDKRLVAFVVPQGRTTMPEVRAYAEATIPDYQVPSEFVQVPEIQSTPHGKRDTAALLQLLGDRDRRRSDYVAPRTDSERYLTTVWEELLGTERISVNDDFFELGGNSMLAFRMSRRINRDQAAGLGLEDVLGNTVLSDMALALDASRSKGEDA; encoded by the coding sequence GTGAACACGGACGACCGCACTGTCCTGGGCGCGCCCCTCACCCTCACCGAGCTCTTCACCCGGTCGGCCGCCGCGCACGGCGACTCTCCGGCGGTGTCGGACGACTCCGGCCGCCGGCTCACCTACGCCGAGCTCGACCGCGCGTCGGCGGAGCTGGCCCAGCGCCTCATCGACGAGGGCGTACGCCGCGAGGACCGGGTGGGCATCCACCGCGAGCGCGATGTCGACCTCGTCATCAGCATCCTCGGCGTACTGAGAGCCGGCGCCGCCTACGTGGCCGTGGACCTGCGTTACCCGAAGGCCCGGCGCGAACTCATGCTCCGCGCGGCCGACGGCCGCCTGACCCTGGTCGGCCCGGGCGAGCGCGAACAGCTCGGTGACCAGGTGCGCACCATGGTCTGGCAGTACGACGCCGCACGCGCCCTGGCCGACGCGCCGAAGGCCGGCCTGCCCGAGCCCGTCCTGCATGACGCCGCGTGCGTGTTGTTCACCTCCGGCTCCACCGGGACCCCCAAGGGCGTCGTGGTCGAGCACCACAACCTCGTGCACTTCGCGGTGAATCCACTGCTGCCGCAGCTCAGCCCCGCCGACCGCGTGGCCCAGATCGCGAACATCTCCTTCGACACCTTCCACTGGGAGCTGTGGAGTTCGCTCTGGGCCGGCGCCGAGATCGTCATGATGCCCTCGGTGCCCGACCTGGTGAAGGGCGACCCCGGCCGCGAGCTGCGCCGCCGCCGGATCACCGCGCTGCTCTCCCCGACGATGGCCTTCAACCACATCGCGGCCGAGGACGCCGACGTGTTCTCCTCGCTCCGCGTGCTGCAGACCGGTGGCGACGTGGTCCGTCCCGCCGCCTGCCGCGATGTGCTCGCGAGCAAGTTCTCGGGTCGACTGGTCAATCTGTACGGGCCCACCGAGGGAACCACCGCGGCCACCGCGTTCACCATCACCGACGTCGCGCCGGACGCGACGAGCGTGCCCATCGGCGCCGGTCTGGCGGGCGTGCGACTGCACGTCCTCGATGCGGGGTTGCGCCCGGTCCCGAAGGGCACACCGGGCGAGCTCCACATCGGCGGAGACGGCGTGACCCGCGGCTATCTGCGTGATCCCGCGCGAACGGCGGAGCGGTTCCTGCCCGACCCGTTCGGCACCCCTGGATCCGTGATGTACGCGACCGGCGACCTCGTCAGCGAGCGCCCCGACGGCGTACTGGACTACCTCGGCCGGAACGACGACCAGGTGAAGATCCGCGGCTACCGGGTCGAGCCGCGCGAGGTGGAGCGCTCGCTGCTGGCCTGCTCCGGCGTCCTCGACGTCGCCGTGCTGCCGCAGGGCGAGGGCCAGGACAAGCGGCTCGTCGCGTTCGTCGTGCCCCAGGGCCGGACCACCATGCCCGAGGTGCGTGCGTACGCCGAGGCGACCATCCCGGACTATCAGGTGCCCTCCGAGTTCGTTCAGGTGCCGGAGATCCAGTCCACCCCGCACGGCAAGCGCGACACGGCGGCGCTGCTGCAGCTCCTGGGCGACCGCGACCGGCGCCGCAGCGACTACGTGGCCCCGCGCACGGACAGCGAGCGCTACCTCACCACGGTCTGGGAGGAGCTGCTCGGCACCGAGCGGATCAGCGTCAACGACGACTTCTTCGAGCTCGGCGGCAACTCGATGCTGGCCTTCCGGATGAGCCGCCGGATCAACCGGGACCAGGCGGCCGGCCTCGGTCTGGAAGACGTGCTCGGCAACACCGTGCTGTCCGACATGGCGCTCGCCCTCGACGCGTCGCGGAGCAAAGGAGAGGACGCATGA
- a CDS encoding cytochrome P450: MTQLLMSAADIDLNDTEAFVTGDPHALWARLRAEDPVHWNPTTEGGFWALTKFDDVVMAFRDTETFSSEHGTVIGGSFRNEADTASGRMLVTSDAQRHRQLRRRMHRVFSAKMIERVTETVRERVAVAMDRMWTDGGGDFATDVARELPAGGLMAQLDIGHADALHLLRLTRTMIGYRDEDHTLGIAHEGLRLATAQADVFDFFLDLIAERRARPGDDAVSILLRPEPGERELDEDTLLFNLMNLAIGGNETTQHSASGGLLALMNDPAQWERLRADQKLVGTGLEEFVRWTSTASYVQRQVTKPVVVRGVLLAEGDSVTLWTASANRDEDQFPDPNRFDLGRTPNRHVGFASGPHHCIGAAMGRTALAALLQGLRERPGRLVPAGPTVRLRSNFMLEYKSVPVEVTAV; this comes from the coding sequence ATGACGCAGCTTCTGATGTCGGCCGCCGACATCGACCTCAATGACACCGAGGCCTTCGTCACCGGCGACCCCCACGCGTTGTGGGCGCGGCTGCGCGCGGAGGACCCGGTCCACTGGAACCCCACGACCGAGGGAGGGTTCTGGGCCCTGACCAAGTTCGACGACGTGGTGATGGCCTTCCGGGACACCGAGACGTTCAGCTCGGAGCACGGAACCGTCATCGGCGGCTCGTTCCGCAACGAGGCCGACACCGCCTCCGGGCGCATGCTCGTCACCTCCGACGCACAGCGCCACCGGCAGTTGCGCCGCCGGATGCACCGAGTGTTCTCCGCCAAGATGATCGAGCGGGTGACGGAGACCGTCCGCGAGCGGGTCGCCGTCGCGATGGACCGGATGTGGACCGACGGCGGCGGCGACTTCGCCACCGACGTGGCCCGCGAGCTGCCGGCCGGTGGCCTGATGGCCCAGTTGGACATCGGACACGCCGACGCGCTGCACCTGCTGCGCCTCACCCGAACCATGATCGGGTACCGGGACGAGGACCACACCCTCGGCATCGCGCACGAAGGGCTGCGGCTCGCGACCGCCCAGGCGGACGTCTTCGACTTCTTCCTGGACCTGATCGCCGAGCGCCGGGCCAGGCCGGGCGACGACGCGGTGAGCATCCTGCTCCGCCCCGAGCCGGGTGAGCGTGAACTCGACGAGGACACGCTTCTGTTCAATCTCATGAACCTGGCCATCGGCGGCAACGAGACGACCCAGCACAGCGCCAGCGGTGGTCTGCTCGCGCTGATGAACGACCCGGCGCAGTGGGAGAGGCTGCGGGCGGACCAGAAGCTGGTCGGCACCGGGCTCGAGGAGTTCGTCCGCTGGACGTCCACCGCCTCCTACGTGCAGCGCCAGGTCACCAAGCCCGTCGTGGTACGCGGGGTGCTGCTGGCCGAGGGCGACTCGGTCACGCTGTGGACGGCGTCCGCCAACCGCGACGAGGACCAGTTCCCCGACCCGAACCGGTTTGACCTCGGCCGCACCCCCAACCGCCACGTCGGCTTCGCCAGCGGACCGCATCACTGCATCGGCGCCGCGATGGGCCGCACCGCGCTCGCCGCCCTGCTCCAGGGGCTGCGCGAGCGGCCCGGCCGACTGGTCCCGGCCGGACCGACGGTCCGGCTCCGGTCGAACTTCATGCTCGAGTACAAGAGCGTTCCCGTCGAGGTGACCGCGGTATGA
- a CDS encoding thioesterase II family protein: MTVWTLQPIPADGDYLVFGVPYAGTGAASFKAWPRELGAGRFCAVQPPGRENRFGEAHVSSHQEFAEGLVAEIADRLDRPYALIGHCGAVPFLLQIAAHLEKQGLPAPRRLFASGWGAPHKGLYGKLNFVDLDEIDMVAEIEERCTALGYRLPPEYLEMSAEILLADVRLQRGYRAEALPSRNIPVSVIGWTEDAVVPQAEVWPGWDECASTTYCVLEGDHWEFLRFPQELRDLIEREMTAAIGK; the protein is encoded by the coding sequence ATGACCGTCTGGACCCTGCAGCCCATTCCGGCCGACGGCGACTACCTGGTCTTCGGCGTACCGTACGCGGGCACCGGCGCCGCGTCGTTCAAGGCGTGGCCGCGAGAGCTCGGCGCGGGCCGGTTCTGCGCAGTGCAGCCGCCGGGCCGCGAGAACCGGTTCGGCGAAGCCCACGTCAGCAGCCACCAGGAGTTCGCGGAAGGCCTGGTGGCGGAGATCGCCGACCGGCTGGACCGGCCGTACGCGCTGATCGGGCACTGCGGTGCGGTGCCGTTCCTGCTGCAGATCGCGGCACACCTGGAGAAGCAGGGCCTGCCGGCTCCCCGGCGGCTGTTCGCCTCCGGGTGGGGCGCTCCGCACAAGGGGCTCTACGGCAAGCTGAACTTCGTCGACCTCGACGAGATCGACATGGTCGCCGAGATCGAGGAGCGCTGCACGGCTCTGGGCTACCGGCTCCCCCCGGAATACCTCGAGATGTCCGCGGAGATCCTGCTCGCCGATGTGCGGCTGCAGCGCGGCTACCGGGCCGAGGCACTGCCCAGCCGGAACATCCCGGTCTCGGTGATCGGCTGGACCGAGGACGCTGTCGTCCCTCAGGCAGAGGTGTGGCCCGGATGGGACGAGTGCGCCTCGACCACGTACTGCGTTCTTGAGGGCGATCACTGGGAGTTCCTTCGCTTCCCCCAAGAGCTGCGCGACCTCATCGAGCGCGAAATGACCGCCGCGATCGGCAAGTAG
- a CDS encoding TauD/TfdA family dioxygenase — translation MPISLLSHRIPEDIDLPSVTLTDRERTEVRALAEELHRCPAAGQVDDPRWLTQARRQSCRLPVRLLEALRDFRSAPGPGGYLLVGNLPVDAETLPDTPSVADSVERRATVAASTAMLLGQQLGDVFAFRNEKHGALVHNVVPVPALAASQSNGGSVELELHNENAFHPHRPDLIGLLCLRSDHEGTAGTLFSSIRRARVLLADSDVAILRRPRFVTEAPPSFRAGDATTAHCVLNGSFDDPDIQVDFSATRALDDAAGAALRRLGAALAEVASELVLRPGGMAFLDNRLVVHGRTEFTPRYDGSDRWLHRVYVHLDGRPSRSHRIGPGPVLA, via the coding sequence ATGCCCATTTCTTTGTTGAGCCATCGCATCCCCGAGGACATCGACCTCCCGAGCGTGACGCTGACCGACCGGGAGCGCACCGAGGTGCGCGCCCTGGCGGAGGAACTGCACCGTTGTCCGGCCGCCGGACAGGTCGACGATCCCCGCTGGCTGACGCAGGCGCGGCGGCAGAGCTGCCGGCTGCCGGTCCGGCTGCTCGAAGCCCTGCGCGACTTCCGCTCCGCGCCCGGGCCCGGCGGATACCTTCTGGTCGGGAACCTCCCCGTCGACGCGGAGACGTTGCCCGACACTCCGTCGGTGGCGGACTCGGTGGAGCGCAGAGCCACGGTGGCCGCTTCGACGGCGATGCTTCTCGGCCAGCAGCTCGGCGATGTGTTCGCCTTCCGCAACGAGAAGCACGGCGCGCTGGTGCACAACGTCGTGCCGGTCCCGGCACTGGCCGCCTCGCAGAGCAACGGCGGGTCCGTCGAGCTCGAGCTGCACAACGAGAACGCCTTCCACCCGCACCGGCCGGACCTCATCGGGCTGCTGTGCCTGCGCAGCGATCACGAGGGCACGGCGGGCACCCTGTTCTCCTCCATAAGGCGGGCGCGGGTGCTGCTCGCCGACAGTGACGTGGCGATCCTGCGCCGGCCCCGCTTCGTCACCGAGGCGCCCCCGTCGTTCCGCGCGGGCGACGCGACCACCGCGCACTGCGTCCTGAACGGCTCGTTCGACGACCCTGACATCCAGGTCGACTTCAGCGCTACCAGGGCACTCGACGACGCGGCCGGCGCAGCGCTGCGCCGGCTCGGCGCCGCCCTGGCCGAGGTGGCGTCGGAACTGGTGCTGCGACCAGGCGGCATGGCGTTCCTGGACAACCGCCTCGTGGTGCACGGCCGTACCGAGTTCACACCCCGTTACGACGGCAGCGACCGCTGGCTGCACCGGGTCTACGTCCATCTGGACGGGCGACCCAGTCGGTCGCACCGGATCGGACCAGGGCCTGTTCTGGCCTAG